The segment CGCATGATGGCTGCTTGTCGTGAAGTGCTCGACAAACGTACCGGTCCACAGCCGTTGCTGATTGGCGTAACTGTACTGACCAGCATGGAGCGCGAAGACCTCGCCGGTATAGGCCTGGATATTGAACCTCAAGAGCAGGTATTGCGACTTGCAGCCCTTGCCGAGAAGGCCGGTATGGATGGCCTGGTATGTTCTGCCCTTGAGGCGCAAGCGCTGAAGGCCGCGCACCCGACTCTGCAACTGGTGACCCCGGGGATCCGTCCTGCCGGCAGTGCTCAGGATGATCAGCGCCGTATTCTGACCCCGCGCCAGGCACTGGATGCCGGCTCTGATTACCTGGTGATCGGCCGTCCAATCAGCCAGGCGGCAGATCCAGCCAAAGCGCTGGCTGCAGTGGTCGCGGAACTGGCTTAAAGCAGTGTGCGGGAGTTGGCAAGCCAACTCCCGCAGCAACATGTCGCTTCAGAGCTTCAAAACCAGCTTGCCG is part of the Pseudomonas sp. ML2-2023-3 genome and harbors:
- the pyrF gene encoding orotidine-5'-phosphate decarboxylase codes for the protein MSDCQTPIIVALDFPTRDAALKLADQLDPKLCRVKVGKELFTSCASEIVGTLRDKGFEVFLDLKFHDIPNTTAMAVKAAAEMGVWMVNVHCSGGLRMMAACREVLDKRTGPQPLLIGVTVLTSMEREDLAGIGLDIEPQEQVLRLAALAEKAGMDGLVCSALEAQALKAAHPTLQLVTPGIRPAGSAQDDQRRILTPRQALDAGSDYLVIGRPISQAADPAKALAAVVAELA